A portion of the Halorussus salilacus genome contains these proteins:
- a CDS encoding heavy-metal-associated domain-containing protein — MSSTITVEGMTCGHCEQTVEEALREVSGVTDATADREAEQASVDGDADTTALVQAVEDAGYTAHA; from the coding sequence ATGTCATCGACCATCACCGTCGAGGGAATGACCTGTGGCCACTGTGAGCAGACAGTCGAAGAAGCGCTCCGAGAGGTGAGCGGCGTGACCGACGCGACTGCCGATCGAGAGGCCGAACAGGCGAGCGTCGATGGTGACGCTGACACCACAGCACTCGTTCAAGCCGTCGAAGACGCTGGATACACGGCACACGCCTGA
- a CDS encoding copper-translocating P-type ATPase, with amino-acid sequence MDDHEHSDNGDHTHHDHSDPGVSDEPNEIADDREVDRVEQGILEEEGEDAEKVEEEIHERTEHEMGNGADGHGDGHDGHGGMHEGHEQMFRRRFFVSTLLSIPVLLYSETLQGWLGFTVPAFPGSEWINPVFAVIVFAYGGVPFLRMAAPELEDRSPGMMTLISMAITVAFIYSLASVVFPTQSAFFWELVTLIDIMLLGHWIEMRSVRRASSALDELAKLMPDTAERITESGDIEEVPVSELSEGDLVLVRPGASVPSDGVVEDGDSDVNESMITGESRPVSKEPGDEVIGGTVNGDGSLRVRIGATGDETTLAGIMRLVEEAQESKSKTQVLADRAAGWLFYVAVAAAVVTAIAWTVAISFDATVIERVVTVLVIACPHALGLAIPLVVAINTSLAARNGMLVRDRIAMEEARNLDAIIFDKTGTLTEGEHGVVGMETIDGVDEDDALALAAAVESDSEHMIARAIRQAADERGIDAPDADDFEAMKGRGVRAMVDDDEIYVGGPNLLNHLDSDVPGTLQTFAKEAGENAQTVVYLVREGELIAAFAMADVIREESYRVVDALHELGIEVAMLTGDSQDVADAVADELGIDTVFAEVLPEDKDEKVQELQDQGKLVAMVGDGVNDAPALTRADVGIAIGSGTDVAVQSADVILVQNNPMDVVRLVKLSKASYRKMQENIVWAAGYNVFAIPLAAGVLAPIGILLSPAVGALLMSLSTVIVAINAQLLRRTDLSVPGLPGVSPPGQARPAD; translated from the coding sequence ATGGACGACCACGAACACTCAGACAACGGCGACCACACCCATCACGATCACTCCGACCCCGGCGTGAGTGACGAACCGAATGAGATAGCCGACGACCGGGAGGTCGACCGGGTCGAACAGGGAATACTCGAGGAGGAAGGTGAAGACGCCGAAAAAGTCGAAGAGGAGATCCACGAACGAACCGAGCACGAGATGGGGAACGGAGCGGACGGTCACGGAGACGGTCACGACGGCCACGGCGGAATGCACGAGGGGCACGAGCAGATGTTCCGTCGGCGTTTCTTCGTCTCGACGCTTCTCTCAATCCCGGTCCTTCTGTACAGCGAAACCCTTCAGGGGTGGCTCGGATTTACGGTGCCGGCGTTCCCGGGCAGCGAGTGGATCAACCCCGTCTTCGCGGTAATCGTCTTCGCCTATGGTGGCGTCCCGTTCCTCCGGATGGCCGCTCCGGAACTAGAGGATCGCTCGCCCGGGATGATGACACTCATCTCGATGGCGATCACCGTTGCGTTCATCTACAGCCTCGCGAGCGTCGTCTTCCCCACGCAGTCGGCATTCTTCTGGGAGTTGGTGACGCTGATCGACATCATGCTGTTGGGTCACTGGATCGAGATGCGCTCCGTACGCCGAGCGTCGAGCGCCCTCGACGAGCTGGCGAAGCTCATGCCCGACACGGCAGAGCGGATCACTGAAAGTGGGGATATCGAGGAGGTGCCGGTGAGCGAGCTGTCGGAGGGCGACCTTGTCCTCGTGCGGCCCGGCGCAAGTGTCCCGTCCGACGGCGTCGTCGAGGACGGTGACTCCGACGTGAACGAGTCGATGATCACCGGCGAGTCTAGACCCGTCTCGAAAGAACCTGGCGACGAGGTCATCGGCGGCACGGTCAACGGCGATGGGAGTCTCCGCGTTCGGATCGGCGCCACGGGCGACGAGACGACGCTGGCAGGCATCATGCGCCTGGTTGAAGAGGCCCAGGAGAGTAAGTCGAAGACGCAGGTCCTCGCCGATCGCGCCGCGGGCTGGCTGTTCTACGTCGCCGTTGCGGCGGCAGTCGTGACCGCGATTGCGTGGACGGTCGCGATCTCGTTCGATGCGACGGTGATCGAGCGTGTCGTGACCGTTCTGGTCATCGCGTGCCCACACGCACTCGGGCTCGCTATCCCGCTCGTCGTCGCGATCAACACGTCGCTTGCAGCCCGGAACGGTATGCTCGTCCGAGACCGGATTGCCATGGAAGAAGCCCGGAACCTCGACGCAATCATCTTCGACAAGACCGGGACACTCACCGAAGGCGAACACGGCGTGGTCGGGATGGAGACCATCGACGGCGTCGACGAGGACGACGCTCTAGCCCTAGCAGCAGCCGTCGAAAGCGACTCGGAACACATGATTGCGCGGGCTATCCGTCAGGCAGCCGACGAGCGGGGGATCGACGCGCCCGATGCTGATGACTTCGAGGCGATGAAAGGGCGGGGCGTCCGGGCGATGGTAGACGATGACGAGATATACGTCGGCGGCCCGAACCTCCTGAATCACCTCGACAGTGACGTTCCGGGTACGCTCCAGACCTTTGCCAAAGAGGCCGGTGAGAACGCACAGACGGTCGTGTACCTGGTTCGTGAGGGTGAACTGATCGCCGCGTTCGCTATGGCGGACGTGATCCGCGAGGAGAGTTACCGGGTCGTCGACGCGCTCCACGAACTCGGCATCGAAGTGGCGATGCTGACTGGCGATTCCCAAGACGTGGCCGACGCGGTGGCCGATGAGCTGGGCATCGACACGGTGTTCGCTGAGGTGCTGCCCGAGGATAAGGACGAGAAGGTTCAGGAACTCCAGGACCAGGGAAAACTCGTCGCGATGGTTGGCGACGGCGTCAACGACGCGCCGGCGCTGACGCGGGCCGACGTCGGCATCGCCATCGGCAGCGGGACCGACGTCGCCGTCCAGTCCGCGGACGTCATTCTCGTCCAAAATAACCCGATGGACGTCGTCCGCCTCGTGAAACTGAGCAAGGCGAGTTACCGGAAGATGCAGGAGAACATTGTCTGGGCCGCTGGCTACAACGTCTTCGCCATCCCGCTGGCCGCGGGCGTCCTCGCGCCCATCGGCATCCTCCTCTCGCCGGCCGTCGGTGCACTCCTGATGTCGCTAAGCACCGTCATCGTCGCGATCAACGCGCAGTTACTCCGCCGGACCGACCTCTCGGTTCCAGGTCTCCCGGGTGTATCTCCGCCGGGTCAGGCGCGGCCGGCAGACTAG
- a CDS encoding CBS domain-containing protein, translating into MGSKRSDLPMRIEKLAREDVVTASQATTVRELAETMFDRSVGSVVIVESDEPVGIVTDRDLTVKLLAGEGDVNLFETERDLTEITAADVMTADPLVVNADDELPRVLHHMDQAHARRIPVVDDGALVGILALDDVVIHLAGESAHVSAQLDNVASVIRSESPEQ; encoded by the coding sequence ATGGGATCGAAACGCTCCGACCTCCCGATGCGGATAGAGAAGTTGGCTAGAGAGGATGTGGTCACTGCAAGTCAGGCCACGACTGTTAGAGAACTCGCGGAAACCATGTTCGATCGCTCCGTCGGGAGCGTCGTCATCGTCGAGAGCGATGAACCGGTCGGTATTGTCACTGACCGGGATCTCACCGTCAAGTTGCTCGCCGGAGAGGGAGACGTCAACCTCTTCGAGACGGAGAGAGACCTCACAGAGATCACCGCCGCAGACGTGATGACCGCCGACCCGCTCGTCGTGAACGCCGACGATGAACTGCCGCGCGTACTCCACCACATGGACCAGGCCCACGCCAGACGAATTCCCGTTGTTGATGACGGTGCACTCGTCGGAATCCTCGCTCTGGATGACGTGGTGATCCACTTGGCTGGCGAGAGTGCTCACGTTTCGGCGCAACTCGACAACGTTGCCAGTGTCATTCGCTCCGAGTCCCCGGAGCAGTAA
- a CDS encoding methyltransferase family protein yields MTATTGVKTLFFGVGLVAGATLVVGLLISIRSPTWRFWPHGERDWTLLIGWAAWLLYFGGLLGVVYLDWWNWYRPPTLVQGISLLLMLAGAVLATWAVWRLGVWESSGLEGRLNTEGPYRYSRNPQYVGYVAMLGGGAVLAGSWMATVIALVGIVWFLLAPLAEEPWLREQYGDAYEEYRRSVPRFLGRRHLEPSQQDQTDRSKGGNL; encoded by the coding sequence ATGACCGCGACGACCGGTGTAAAGACATTGTTCTTCGGCGTGGGGCTGGTAGCCGGTGCTACCCTCGTCGTTGGACTCCTCATCAGTATTCGTAGCCCGACGTGGCGCTTCTGGCCGCACGGCGAGCGCGACTGGACGTTACTGATCGGTTGGGCGGCCTGGTTACTCTACTTCGGGGGTCTCCTCGGCGTGGTCTATCTCGACTGGTGGAATTGGTACCGACCGCCGACGCTCGTCCAGGGGATCAGCCTCCTGTTAATGCTCGCTGGAGCTGTGTTGGCCACTTGGGCTGTGTGGCGACTCGGGGTTTGGGAAAGTAGCGGTCTCGAAGGGCGCCTGAACACCGAGGGACCGTACCGGTATTCACGTAATCCGCAGTACGTCGGATACGTCGCCATGCTCGGAGGTGGCGCTGTCCTCGCCGGATCGTGGATGGCAACTGTCATCGCTCTCGTCGGCATCGTCTGGTTTCTGCTCGCCCCGCTTGCAGAAGAACCGTGGCTCCGCGAGCAGTACGGAGACGCCTACGAGGAGTATCGCAGATCGGTTCCGCGGTTCCTCGGCCGAAGACACCTCGAACCGTCACAGCAGGACCAGACCGACCGATCGAAGGGAGGCAATCTGTGA
- a CDS encoding class I SAM-dependent methyltransferase, whose protein sequence is MKPAERTVLADHRRYLVDKISGAVLDLGAGTGAMFPYFSEATADGGNLTLFAIEPDPHMRRQAVKRARKLGLDIEIESAGAEALPFADDSFDVVVASLVFCTIPNFDTALSEVARVLKPGGEFRFLEHVRGEGAVGVAHDALAPAWHTVAGGCHLNRETDEMFRDDDRFELVDYTRVEGVPQVAPVVRGTLRRRRNGSILSRFV, encoded by the coding sequence ATGAAGCCGGCAGAGCGAACTGTGCTCGCTGACCACCGCCGCTATCTTGTGGATAAGATCTCCGGGGCGGTTCTGGATCTCGGAGCGGGGACGGGTGCGATGTTTCCGTACTTCAGTGAAGCCACTGCTGATGGTGGCAATCTCACTCTATTCGCGATCGAGCCAGACCCACACATGCGCCGGCAAGCGGTCAAACGAGCACGTAAGCTTGGGCTCGACATAGAGATCGAAAGCGCCGGTGCTGAAGCACTCCCGTTTGCAGACGATTCGTTTGACGTTGTCGTTGCGTCACTCGTGTTCTGCACCATCCCCAATTTCGACACCGCGCTCTCCGAAGTGGCTCGCGTACTGAAGCCAGGAGGCGAGTTCCGGTTCCTCGAACACGTCCGCGGAGAGGGTGCCGTGGGTGTCGCCCACGACGCACTCGCCCCAGCGTGGCATACTGTCGCCGGCGGCTGTCACCTGAATCGCGAAACGGACGAGATGTTTCGAGACGACGATCGATTCGAGCTCGTCGATTACACGCGGGTGGAGGGTGTCCCGCAGGTCGCTCCAGTCGTCCGTGGGACGCTCAGACGCCGACGTAATGGCTCGATTCTATCGCGGTTTGTGTGA
- a CDS encoding class I SAM-dependent methyltransferase gives MDQSPLRERITDQFSYRGERADIWRAFDLLLDTDAFLNLGYSEWYQPHVCGSSQRHLVTEVGSRIATHLPATGGVRLLDVGCGRGGPAIHLADRFGFRVTGLDLVPYNIERAIENARRKRVETEFVVGDATQLPFRTDSFTACTAIDALVYLPNRNSVFATVADILEPEGVFVLSDLLMQSDVSATERAFVDSFAGAWDMPSLGTVEQYKAALDDTRFTLNAVEDITGHSVGQFRKWTTLYLQLLRSPIRSIVKRQLRAYDLDPSVITEQVRNAHYALPFLQHVIFIAKR, from the coding sequence ATGGACCAGTCCCCTCTCCGCGAGCGAATCACCGACCAGTTCTCTTACCGCGGCGAGCGAGCCGACATCTGGCGAGCCTTCGACCTTCTTTTGGACACCGACGCATTCCTCAATCTCGGCTACTCGGAGTGGTACCAGCCACACGTCTGTGGATCGAGTCAGCGCCACCTCGTTACGGAAGTCGGATCAAGAATCGCGACGCACCTGCCCGCCACGGGCGGAGTGCGTCTCCTCGATGTCGGCTGTGGACGAGGCGGCCCGGCGATTCACCTCGCCGACCGGTTCGGCTTCCGTGTTACCGGCCTGGACCTCGTCCCGTACAACATCGAGCGGGCAATTGAGAACGCACGCAGGAAGCGTGTCGAGACTGAGTTCGTTGTCGGTGACGCGACGCAACTCCCGTTCAGGACGGACTCATTTACCGCGTGTACAGCCATCGATGCGCTCGTCTATCTCCCTAACCGGAACAGCGTCTTCGCCACAGTCGCAGACATCCTTGAACCTGAAGGGGTCTTCGTCCTCTCCGATCTCCTGATGCAGTCCGACGTGAGCGCGACGGAACGAGCATTCGTCGACTCGTTTGCAGGCGCGTGGGATATGCCGTCATTAGGTACTGTCGAACAGTACAAAGCCGCTCTCGACGATACGAGATTTACTCTCAATGCGGTCGAAGACATCACAGGACACAGCGTCGGGCAATTCCGCAAGTGGACGACGTTGTACCTCCAGCTGCTCAGGAGTCCGATCCGGTCTATCGTTAAACGACAGTTACGAGCGTATGACCTCGATCCGTCGGTGATTACCGAGCAGGTGAGAAATGCACACTACGCGTTACCGTTCCTACAGCACGTCATATTCATTGCGAAGAGGTGA
- a CDS encoding DEAD/DEAH box helicase: protein MHDDHDTDHSQTDLTTNPEDNTNNGDIDIQTDILQLTGEELESTYPNNRYFGQVHENFEIPAREEQTVPAEDVLPPKIARNLEFDPWSHQAEALQVLDRGDNVCVATSTSSGKTLVYGLHIARQYLEDPETRSLIVYPTKALSRDQEQELNEFLRNTLGLDISVGVYDGDTKSEEKSRIRDECNVVITNFVGLNQYLESHHLWADFHSNCSLVVIDEAHMWTGLGGMHVAWILRRAQRIIDYYGGDPQYVLTTATIGNPTEHALALTGEPAAVVDEDGSPRGIRHLVFWDPPMSGDDGLTDDIDSPALSKRPATVEAPEVWAHMCQKNVQSLLFCDSRKLTELSVNRAKRFITDPENRYQGRPDLASYHAGHGKQSRRGTEYQLKEGHLDGVSTTSALEVGINIGGVDGTVLMGYPGSRQSFWQRIGRSGRGTRDALSVFVPSHSTLDQYILQHPEYVLEEDHESAVVDLDNNPVYLQQLNCAAQELPLTRDDAEDFGGEERLERAVEYGRRKGDLEGSLDSGVMYAHRDRPQDAISLYSSGGNTFDVRLAGDGSIDHQPIGRDRAYRDYHEGATVLHQGEQYQVVELREDIPQPYISLEKANVSYYTQSQGQVNIYDTVVEDSREVGPFTLNWGYGTVSVHYSTYLKREIGSGDVLELGNETGVPPLEMRTQLCWAETPNDIERAMLNKHSEYHNPECINLPPRLHGYLGGIHAVEHAMIAVSPLELKVDGGDIGGLATNRLPGNPEKSGWFIYDGIEGGLGFSRSIYEHFEDVARRAHDLIVDCSCGRDEGCPACTMDDRCGNDNRPLYSPAAADVLEHLLGDQEEDDLNEHLPETDSEVTPVEEQRPPASIS from the coding sequence ATGCACGACGACCACGATACCGACCACAGCCAGACAGACCTCACGACCAACCCGGAGGACAACACCAACAACGGTGACATCGATATCCAGACGGACATCCTCCAACTCACCGGCGAGGAGCTCGAGAGTACCTACCCGAATAACCGCTACTTCGGGCAGGTTCACGAGAACTTCGAGATTCCCGCTCGTGAGGAACAGACCGTTCCAGCTGAGGACGTGCTTCCGCCCAAGATCGCTCGAAACCTCGAATTCGACCCGTGGAGCCACCAAGCAGAGGCTCTCCAGGTACTCGACCGCGGTGACAACGTGTGTGTAGCGACCAGTACATCCTCGGGGAAGACGCTGGTCTACGGTCTTCACATCGCTCGTCAATACCTTGAGGATCCAGAGACGCGGTCACTTATCGTCTATCCGACGAAGGCGCTCAGTCGCGACCAGGAGCAAGAACTCAACGAGTTCCTTCGTAACACGCTTGGACTGGATATCAGTGTCGGCGTCTACGACGGTGACACGAAGAGCGAGGAAAAGTCTCGCATCCGCGATGAGTGCAACGTCGTAATCACGAACTTCGTCGGGCTGAATCAGTATCTGGAGAGTCACCACCTGTGGGCAGACTTCCACTCGAACTGCTCGCTAGTGGTTATCGATGAAGCCCACATGTGGACTGGCCTCGGCGGGATGCACGTCGCCTGGATCCTCCGACGCGCCCAACGGATCATCGATTACTACGGCGGCGATCCGCAGTACGTTCTCACGACGGCGACGATCGGCAATCCCACAGAACACGCTCTCGCACTCACTGGTGAGCCCGCGGCAGTCGTCGACGAAGACGGATCACCGCGAGGCATCCGTCACCTCGTGTTCTGGGACCCCCCCATGAGTGGTGACGACGGTCTCACTGACGACATTGACTCTCCGGCGCTGTCGAAGCGTCCTGCGACGGTCGAAGCCCCAGAAGTGTGGGCGCATATGTGCCAGAAGAACGTTCAGTCGCTCCTGTTCTGTGACTCGCGGAAGCTCACCGAACTGTCTGTCAACCGTGCGAAGCGGTTCATCACCGACCCGGAGAACCGATATCAGGGAAGACCGGACCTCGCATCCTACCATGCCGGACACGGCAAACAGTCCCGTCGGGGGACGGAGTACCAACTCAAGGAAGGACACCTCGACGGCGTCTCGACGACGAGTGCCCTGGAAGTCGGTATCAATATCGGCGGCGTCGATGGGACCGTCCTCATGGGCTATCCGGGGTCGCGCCAGTCGTTCTGGCAACGAATCGGTCGATCGGGCAGAGGAACACGAGATGCGCTCTCAGTGTTCGTTCCGAGCCACTCCACGCTCGACCAGTACATTCTCCAGCACCCGGAGTACGTCCTCGAAGAAGACCACGAGAGCGCCGTCGTCGACCTCGACAACAATCCCGTGTACCTCCAGCAACTCAACTGCGCCGCGCAGGAACTCCCCCTCACACGGGATGATGCAGAGGATTTCGGAGGCGAGGAACGACTGGAACGTGCCGTGGAGTACGGCCGACGTAAGGGCGACCTCGAAGGATCGCTCGATAGCGGCGTGATGTACGCCCATCGCGACCGCCCACAGGATGCGATCAGCCTGTACTCCTCCGGCGGAAACACCTTCGACGTCCGACTAGCTGGCGATGGATCGATTGACCACCAACCGATCGGCCGTGACCGGGCCTACAGAGACTACCACGAAGGTGCAACTGTTCTCCACCAGGGCGAGCAGTATCAGGTCGTCGAACTCCGAGAGGACATCCCACAGCCGTACATCTCGCTCGAGAAAGCGAATGTGAGCTATTACACACAGTCCCAAGGCCAGGTCAACATTTACGACACGGTCGTCGAGGACTCACGCGAGGTCGGACCGTTCACGCTCAACTGGGGGTATGGAACGGTATCTGTCCACTATAGCACGTACCTCAAGCGAGAAATCGGAAGCGGGGACGTACTTGAGCTGGGCAATGAAACTGGTGTGCCCCCGTTAGAAATGCGAACCCAGCTGTGTTGGGCCGAGACTCCCAACGACATCGAACGGGCGATGCTCAACAAGCACTCGGAGTACCACAATCCTGAATGCATCAACCTCCCACCGCGGCTTCACGGGTACCTTGGTGGGATTCACGCCGTCGAACACGCGATGATCGCCGTCTCGCCACTTGAACTGAAAGTCGATGGCGGTGACATCGGTGGCCTCGCAACGAATCGGCTTCCTGGAAATCCCGAGAAAAGTGGTTGGTTCATCTACGACGGTATCGAGGGCGGTCTCGGGTTCTCACGTTCGATTTACGAGCACTTCGAAGACGTCGCCCGGCGTGCCCACGACCTCATCGTTGATTGTTCGTGTGGCCGTGACGAAGGGTGTCCCGCCTGTACGATGGACGACCGCTGCGGAAACGACAACCGCCCGCTGTACTCTCCTGCAGCTGCGGACGTCCTCGAGCATCTGCTCGGTGATCAGGAGGAGGATGACCTCAACGAACACCTCCCAGAGACAGATAGCGAAGTGACCCCTGTTGAAGAACAGCGACCGCCTGCCTCGATCTCATAA
- a CDS encoding ribonuclease H-like domain-containing protein, which yields MAGDLGVRLLALRCDALVDATTTAIEDLVDYFDADLIYIVEEKLDMRTVSTVERTASCPVIYTRGSAVHTETVDGITVSIVRSLDFIGGASSASGQEIPDDVDYVICDEIQTSADSVSLDVSLDGLEHLARFQHRTDREATFLTGAMEASYDFVWKADVDDESVRLPVRGLAPTRRQGAPELACLSLDSGGRIALSTTPADKFGLRALSGVGKGTAPKLSRNGYETRDDVAAATERDLREVRGIGESKAQSIRQSAHALSEGCVIRLTDEAVPAADYSPLFIDIETDGLNPSIIWLIGVYDPETDEYVDFIDTEPSRDSPGKATREFVAWLASEYDRTSLIAWNGHNFDFKHLSRFIRGHAPEYADYWSDSVFEYDLFDWAVRKDNAILPGRTNRVEDVAEALGHGRDSAAAAVDGKSLAKTIQRLLVSPERARNVDWDTARAYCEADVRELAAVYESIAEATPGHKRASVPADENTTQTGLMDF from the coding sequence ATGGCGGGCGACCTTGGAGTACGTCTGCTTGCTCTCCGGTGTGACGCGCTAGTCGACGCTACGACGACCGCCATCGAAGATCTCGTCGATTACTTCGATGCGGATCTCATCTACATTGTCGAAGAAAAGTTGGATATGCGAACCGTAAGCACTGTCGAGCGTACCGCCTCGTGCCCGGTAATTTACACTCGGGGGAGCGCGGTTCACACTGAGACTGTTGACGGGATTACTGTGTCCATCGTCAGGTCGCTCGACTTCATTGGTGGAGCCTCTAGCGCCAGCGGGCAAGAGATTCCAGACGACGTCGACTACGTCATTTGTGATGAGATACAGACGAGCGCCGACTCGGTCTCTTTAGATGTCTCGCTCGATGGCCTCGAACACCTCGCTCGCTTCCAACACCGAACCGACCGAGAAGCGACGTTCCTCACCGGAGCCATGGAGGCTAGTTACGATTTCGTGTGGAAGGCCGACGTCGACGACGAGAGCGTTCGCCTTCCCGTCCGCGGGCTTGCTCCAACCCGTCGGCAAGGGGCACCCGAACTCGCCTGCCTTTCGCTTGATTCGGGTGGCCGCATCGCTTTGTCCACGACACCGGCGGATAAATTCGGCCTCCGAGCGCTCTCGGGTGTGGGCAAGGGAACCGCCCCGAAGCTCTCTCGGAATGGGTATGAGACGCGTGACGACGTCGCAGCCGCGACGGAACGCGATCTTCGTGAGGTTCGAGGTATCGGTGAGTCGAAAGCGCAGAGCATCCGCCAGAGCGCCCACGCGTTGTCCGAAGGATGCGTGATCCGTCTCACAGACGAAGCCGTCCCCGCAGCAGACTACAGTCCGCTGTTCATTGATATCGAGACTGACGGCCTCAACCCGAGTATCATCTGGCTCATCGGGGTCTACGACCCTGAAACAGACGAGTACGTGGACTTCATCGATACGGAACCGTCACGAGACAGCCCAGGGAAAGCCACCCGAGAGTTTGTTGCGTGGCTAGCCAGCGAGTACGATCGCACGTCCCTCATCGCGTGGAACGGCCACAACTTCGACTTCAAACACCTCAGCCGATTCATCCGAGGACACGCACCGGAGTACGCAGACTACTGGTCGGACTCCGTGTTCGAGTACGACCTGTTCGACTGGGCCGTGCGAAAAGACAACGCCATCCTCCCCGGTCGGACGAACCGGGTTGAAGACGTCGCTGAGGCTCTCGGGCATGGGCGCGACTCGGCTGCTGCCGCCGTGGATGGGAAATCACTGGCGAAGACCATCCAGCGGCTTCTCGTGTCTCCAGAGCGCGCTCGAAACGTAGACTGGGACACTGCACGGGCATACTGTGAGGCAGACGTCCGTGAGCTGGCTGCAGTCTACGAATCGATTGCTGAGGCGACACCTGGCCACAAGCGTGCCAGCGTTCCTGCTGATGAAAACACCACGCAGACCGGACTCATGGACTTCTAA